The following are encoded in a window of Sminthopsis crassicaudata isolate SCR6 chromosome 3, ASM4859323v1, whole genome shotgun sequence genomic DNA:
- the LOC141565020 gene encoding uncharacterized protein LOC141565020 isoform X2 yields the protein MVDFTEEEWGLLNPSQKELYMEVMLESVQNLLSLDVETGFTVNEMSKKLGNFVEEHDLQRLMDDGPFDFNLKELHDFILKEDKCPKSDCELYEIGKRFRWSSILNHCKKMSSGNYYLQGSEYKKCLTEQVQPLVPGTQWDIAVKCSSDLRGHQKIDTEEILCINNISVKAVSQNSNLLTHQQMHMRNEPDENVCEATSSYLSSLPCLPEMKTYAYDLCGKAFDCNPALASPQKAHPGEIFHECTECGRAFCYRSFMLDHHRVHSKEKSYLCLQCEKPHICNQCGKTCADISSLAKHKEIHTGEKPFKCNQCGKTFRSSFHLVRHQGIHTGEKPFKCNQCGKAFRYNYNLAEHQRIHTGEKPFKCNECGKAFTQSASLVLHQRIHTGEKPFKCNQCGMAFTGSANLAAHQRIHTGEKLFKCNQCRKAFTRKMNLTRHQRIHTGEKPFKCNQCGKAFRCSSSLPRHQGVHTGEKPFKCNQCGKAFTRSANLAAHQRIHTGEKLFKCNQCGKAFTQSANLAEHQRIHTGEKPFKCNQCGKAFTQSANFVEHQRIHTGEKPFKCNQCGKAFRFSSSLVIHQRIHTGEKPFKCNHCGNSFTSSANRAAHQRIHTGEKLFKCSQCRKAFTRKMNLTRHQRIHTGEEPFKCNQCGKAFRCTSHLVRHQAIHTEEKPFKCNHCGKAFRCSSHLARHLRIHIEEKPFKCNQCGKAFTRNANLAEHQGIHTGEKSFKCNQCSKAFRFSSSLVTHQRIHNGEKPFKCNQCGNSFTRSANLVAHQRIHTGEKLFKCNQCGKAFTRSASFASHQRMHTGEKPFQCNQCGNSFTRSASLAAHQRIHTGEKPFQCNQCLKTFRFSSSLAAHQRIHTGEKLFKCNQCGKAFTRSSHLARHQRIHTGEQSFIM from the exons ATGGTGGACTTCACTGAGGAGGAATGGGGGCTCCTGAACCCTTCTCAGAAGGAGCTGTACATGGAGGTCATGCTGGAAAGTGTCCAGAACCTGCTGTCCCTAG ATGTAGAAACTGGATTTACAgtaaatgaaatgagtaaaaagttGGGAAATTTTGTGGAAGAACATGACCTGCAAAGATTGATGGATGATGGTCCCTTTGACTTCAATTTGAAGGAATTGCATGATTTTATTCTTAAAGAAGATAAATGTCCAAAGAGTGATTGTGAATTGTATGAAATTGGAAAGAGATTCAGATGGTCTTCTATCCTAAATCACTGTAAGAAAATGAGCTCAGGAAATTATTATCTTCAAGGTAGTGAATACAAGAAATGCCTCACTGAACAGGTACAGCCCTTGGTTCCAGGTACTCAATGGGATATAGCTGTAAAGTGCAGTtcagacctcagaggccatcagAAAATTGATACTGAAGAAATCCTTTGCATAAATAATATAAGTGTGAAGGCTGTCAGTCAAAACTCTAATCTCCTTACTCATCAGCAAATGCATATGAGAAATGAACCTGATGAAAATGTGTGTGAAGCAACCTCATCCTATCTCTCATCCCTTCCTTGCCTCCCTGAGatgaaaacatatgcatatgaTCTGTGTGGGAAAGCCTTTGATTGCAATCCAGCTCTTGCTAGCCCTCAGAAGGCTCATCCTGGAGAGATATTTCATGAATGTACTGAATGTGGGAGAGCTTTCTGTTACCGATCATTCATGCTTGACCATCATAGAGTGCATTCTAAAGAGAAGTCTTATTTATGTCTTCAGTGTGAAAAGCCTCACatatgtaatcaatgtggaaaaacTTGTGCAGATATTTCCAGTCTAGCAAAACATAAggaaatccacactggagagaaaccttttaaatgtaatcaatgtggaaagactttcagatCGAGCTTCCATCTTGTTAGACATCAgggaatccacactggagagaaaccttttaaatgtaatcagtgtggaaaggcttttagataTAATTACAACCTtgcagaacatcagagaatccacactggagagaaaccttttaagtgtaatgaatgtggaaaggctttcacacagaGTGCCAGTCTTGttttacatcagagaatccacactggagagaaaccttttaaatgtaatcagtgtggaatgGCTTTCACAGGCAGTGCCAATCTTgctgcacatcagagaatccacactggagagaaactttttaaatgtaatcaatgtagAAAGGCTTTCACACGCAAAATGAATCTTACaagacatcagagaattcatactggagagaaaccttttaaatgtaatcagtgtggaaaggctttcagatgCAGCTCAAGTCTTCCTAGACATCAGGgagtccacactggagagaaaccttttaaatgtaatcagtgtggaaaggctttcacacgcAGTGCCAATCTTgctgcacatcagagaatccacactggagagaaactttttaaatgtaatcagtgtggaaaggctttcacacaaAGTGCCAATTtagcagaacatcagagaatccacactggagagaaaccttttaaatgtaatcagtgtggaaaggcttttacacaaAGTGCCAATTTTgtagaacatcagagaatccacactggagagaaaccttttaaatgtaatcagtgtggaaaagctttcagATTCTCCTCCAGTCTTGttatacatcagagaattcatactggagagaaaccttttaaatgtaatcattgTGGAAACTCTTTCACAAGTAGTGCCAATCGGGCTGCacatcaaagaatccacactggagagaaactttTTAAATGTAGTCAATGTAGAAAAGCTTTCACACGAAAAATGAATCTTACaagacatcagagaattcacactggagaggaaccttttaaatgtaatcaatgtggaaaggctttcagatgCACCTCCCATCTTGTTAGACATCAGGCAATTCACACtgaagagaaaccttttaaatgtaatcactgtggaaaggctttcaggtGCAGCTCCCATCTTGCTAGACATCTGAGAATCCACATtgaagagaaaccttttaaatgtaatcagtgtggaaaggctttcacacgcAATGCTAATCTTGCAGAACATCAgggaatccacactggagagaaatcttttaaatgtaatcaatgtagTAAGGCTTTCAGATTCTCCTCCAGTCTTGTTACACATCAGCGAATTCACaatggagagaaaccttttaaatgtaatcaatgtggaaactCTTTTACACGCAGTGCCAATCTTgttgcacatcagagaatccacactggagagaaactttttaaatgtaatcaatgtggaaaggctttcacacgcAGTGCCAGTTTTGCTTCGCATCAAAGAatgcacactggagagaaaccttttcaatgtaatcaatgtggaaactCTTTCACACGTAGTGCCAGTCTTGCAGCGcatcaaagaatccacactggagagaaaccttttcaaTGTAATCAATGTTTAAAAACTTTCAGATTCTCCTCTAGTCTTgctgcacatcagagaatccacactggagagaaactttttaaatgtaatcaatgtggaaaggcttttacacgCAGCTCCCATCTTGCcagacatcagagaatccacactggagagcaATCTTTTataatgtaa
- the LOC141565020 gene encoding uncharacterized protein LOC141565020 isoform X1 has protein sequence MAPGSQSPSSQELVTIKDIMVDFTEEEWGLLNPSQKELYMEVMLESVQNLLSLDVETGFTVNEMSKKLGNFVEEHDLQRLMDDGPFDFNLKELHDFILKEDKCPKSDCELYEIGKRFRWSSILNHCKKMSSGNYYLQGSEYKKCLTEQVQPLVPGTQWDIAVKCSSDLRGHQKIDTEEILCINNISVKAVSQNSNLLTHQQMHMRNEPDENVCEATSSYLSSLPCLPEMKTYAYDLCGKAFDCNPALASPQKAHPGEIFHECTECGRAFCYRSFMLDHHRVHSKEKSYLCLQCEKPHICNQCGKTCADISSLAKHKEIHTGEKPFKCNQCGKTFRSSFHLVRHQGIHTGEKPFKCNQCGKAFRYNYNLAEHQRIHTGEKPFKCNECGKAFTQSASLVLHQRIHTGEKPFKCNQCGMAFTGSANLAAHQRIHTGEKLFKCNQCRKAFTRKMNLTRHQRIHTGEKPFKCNQCGKAFRCSSSLPRHQGVHTGEKPFKCNQCGKAFTRSANLAAHQRIHTGEKLFKCNQCGKAFTQSANLAEHQRIHTGEKPFKCNQCGKAFTQSANFVEHQRIHTGEKPFKCNQCGKAFRFSSSLVIHQRIHTGEKPFKCNHCGNSFTSSANRAAHQRIHTGEKLFKCSQCRKAFTRKMNLTRHQRIHTGEEPFKCNQCGKAFRCTSHLVRHQAIHTEEKPFKCNHCGKAFRCSSHLARHLRIHIEEKPFKCNQCGKAFTRNANLAEHQGIHTGEKSFKCNQCSKAFRFSSSLVTHQRIHNGEKPFKCNQCGNSFTRSANLVAHQRIHTGEKLFKCNQCGKAFTRSASFASHQRMHTGEKPFQCNQCGNSFTRSASLAAHQRIHTGEKPFQCNQCLKTFRFSSSLAAHQRIHTGEKLFKCNQCGKAFTRSSHLARHQRIHTGEQSFIM, from the exons ATGGCTCCTGGCAGCCAAAGCCCCTCTTCCCAG GAGTTGGTGACAATCAAGGATATTATGGTGGACTTCACTGAGGAGGAATGGGGGCTCCTGAACCCTTCTCAGAAGGAGCTGTACATGGAGGTCATGCTGGAAAGTGTCCAGAACCTGCTGTCCCTAG ATGTAGAAACTGGATTTACAgtaaatgaaatgagtaaaaagttGGGAAATTTTGTGGAAGAACATGACCTGCAAAGATTGATGGATGATGGTCCCTTTGACTTCAATTTGAAGGAATTGCATGATTTTATTCTTAAAGAAGATAAATGTCCAAAGAGTGATTGTGAATTGTATGAAATTGGAAAGAGATTCAGATGGTCTTCTATCCTAAATCACTGTAAGAAAATGAGCTCAGGAAATTATTATCTTCAAGGTAGTGAATACAAGAAATGCCTCACTGAACAGGTACAGCCCTTGGTTCCAGGTACTCAATGGGATATAGCTGTAAAGTGCAGTtcagacctcagaggccatcagAAAATTGATACTGAAGAAATCCTTTGCATAAATAATATAAGTGTGAAGGCTGTCAGTCAAAACTCTAATCTCCTTACTCATCAGCAAATGCATATGAGAAATGAACCTGATGAAAATGTGTGTGAAGCAACCTCATCCTATCTCTCATCCCTTCCTTGCCTCCCTGAGatgaaaacatatgcatatgaTCTGTGTGGGAAAGCCTTTGATTGCAATCCAGCTCTTGCTAGCCCTCAGAAGGCTCATCCTGGAGAGATATTTCATGAATGTACTGAATGTGGGAGAGCTTTCTGTTACCGATCATTCATGCTTGACCATCATAGAGTGCATTCTAAAGAGAAGTCTTATTTATGTCTTCAGTGTGAAAAGCCTCACatatgtaatcaatgtggaaaaacTTGTGCAGATATTTCCAGTCTAGCAAAACATAAggaaatccacactggagagaaaccttttaaatgtaatcaatgtggaaagactttcagatCGAGCTTCCATCTTGTTAGACATCAgggaatccacactggagagaaaccttttaaatgtaatcagtgtggaaaggcttttagataTAATTACAACCTtgcagaacatcagagaatccacactggagagaaaccttttaagtgtaatgaatgtggaaaggctttcacacagaGTGCCAGTCTTGttttacatcagagaatccacactggagagaaaccttttaaatgtaatcagtgtggaatgGCTTTCACAGGCAGTGCCAATCTTgctgcacatcagagaatccacactggagagaaactttttaaatgtaatcaatgtagAAAGGCTTTCACACGCAAAATGAATCTTACaagacatcagagaattcatactggagagaaaccttttaaatgtaatcagtgtggaaaggctttcagatgCAGCTCAAGTCTTCCTAGACATCAGGgagtccacactggagagaaaccttttaaatgtaatcagtgtggaaaggctttcacacgcAGTGCCAATCTTgctgcacatcagagaatccacactggagagaaactttttaaatgtaatcagtgtggaaaggctttcacacaaAGTGCCAATTtagcagaacatcagagaatccacactggagagaaaccttttaaatgtaatcagtgtggaaaggcttttacacaaAGTGCCAATTTTgtagaacatcagagaatccacactggagagaaaccttttaaatgtaatcagtgtggaaaagctttcagATTCTCCTCCAGTCTTGttatacatcagagaattcatactggagagaaaccttttaaatgtaatcattgTGGAAACTCTTTCACAAGTAGTGCCAATCGGGCTGCacatcaaagaatccacactggagagaaactttTTAAATGTAGTCAATGTAGAAAAGCTTTCACACGAAAAATGAATCTTACaagacatcagagaattcacactggagaggaaccttttaaatgtaatcaatgtggaaaggctttcagatgCACCTCCCATCTTGTTAGACATCAGGCAATTCACACtgaagagaaaccttttaaatgtaatcactgtggaaaggctttcaggtGCAGCTCCCATCTTGCTAGACATCTGAGAATCCACATtgaagagaaaccttttaaatgtaatcagtgtggaaaggctttcacacgcAATGCTAATCTTGCAGAACATCAgggaatccacactggagagaaatcttttaaatgtaatcaatgtagTAAGGCTTTCAGATTCTCCTCCAGTCTTGTTACACATCAGCGAATTCACaatggagagaaaccttttaaatgtaatcaatgtggaaactCTTTTACACGCAGTGCCAATCTTgttgcacatcagagaatccacactggagagaaactttttaaatgtaatcaatgtggaaaggctttcacacgcAGTGCCAGTTTTGCTTCGCATCAAAGAatgcacactggagagaaaccttttcaatgtaatcaatgtggaaactCTTTCACACGTAGTGCCAGTCTTGCAGCGcatcaaagaatccacactggagagaaaccttttcaaTGTAATCAATGTTTAAAAACTTTCAGATTCTCCTCTAGTCTTgctgcacatcagagaatccacactggagagaaactttttaaatgtaatcaatgtggaaaggcttttacacgCAGCTCCCATCTTGCcagacatcagagaatccacactggagagcaATCTTTTataatgtaa